A genomic stretch from Gemmatimonadaceae bacterium includes:
- a CDS encoding thioredoxin domain-containing protein — MKSAKKPAANRAFFVIIAVIAIVGIAALTYLSTRPKAGTTIGFDPSLPKVESQGYVMGSPNAKLEVTEFGDYECPQCGRFATLTESDVRQRLVNTGEIRYRYIDFPLDMHRNTWNASIAAACADKQGKFWEMHDAIFASQDQWDGEATDNPNKVLKQVAARIPGINTDSFNVCLDTKQTQPKVQAHYQLSMARKIAATPTFFIGTQKFEGFLPYDEFKRHVEEELAKTAPGAGNVGGDSTKSAPLKKPGT, encoded by the coding sequence GTGAAGTCGGCCAAAAAGCCGGCGGCAAATCGAGCGTTTTTCGTGATCATCGCGGTGATCGCCATCGTTGGGATCGCCGCGTTGACCTATCTGAGCACGCGGCCGAAGGCCGGCACCACGATCGGGTTCGACCCCTCGCTCCCGAAAGTGGAATCGCAGGGCTACGTGATGGGCAGCCCGAACGCGAAGCTCGAGGTCACCGAGTTCGGCGACTACGAGTGCCCGCAGTGCGGCCGCTTCGCGACGCTCACGGAATCGGACGTCCGGCAGCGATTGGTGAACACGGGCGAGATTCGCTACCGGTACATCGACTTTCCGCTGGACATGCACCGGAATACCTGGAACGCCTCGATCGCCGCCGCGTGCGCGGACAAGCAGGGCAAGTTCTGGGAGATGCACGACGCGATCTTCGCGTCGCAGGATCAGTGGGACGGCGAAGCGACCGACAATCCCAACAAGGTGCTGAAGCAGGTTGCCGCGCGGATTCCGGGCATCAACACGGATTCGTTCAACGTGTGCCTCGACACCAAGCAAACACAGCCCAAGGTGCAGGCGCACTATCAGCTGTCGATGGCGCGAAAGATCGCGGCGACGCCGACGTTCTTCATCGGCACGCAGAAGTTCGAGGGCTTTCTGCCGTACGACGAGTTCAAGCGCCACGTCGAGGAAGAGCTGGCCAAGACCGCTCCGGGCGCCGGCAACGTCGGCGGCGACTCGACCAAGTCGGCGCCGCTCAAGAAGCCCGGCACATGA
- the ccmA gene encoding heme ABC exporter ATP-binding protein CcmA, which yields MPDSPVAVELSGVVRTFGRRRAVNGVDLSLISGECLALFGPNGAGKTTLLRVIAGLLKPNAGTVLVSGQALRDNAPARAMIGLISHQSMLYRALTARENVAFAAKLYGVPKPMDAALRALERMRIADRADAPVRALSRGLQQRVSIARAIVHEPSVVLLDEPYTGLDAAGGAALTDMLHVLRASGAALLLVTHNVDEGLAVASHAAVMLDGRIVRVDDASQIDARRYFNEYRALVLGGAGARSAVDVLT from the coding sequence ATGCCCGATTCCCCCGTGGCGGTCGAGCTGTCCGGCGTCGTCCGGACCTTCGGCCGCCGCCGCGCCGTCAACGGCGTGGACCTTTCCCTCATCTCCGGTGAATGTCTCGCGCTGTTCGGGCCGAACGGTGCGGGAAAAACGACGCTGCTGCGTGTAATCGCCGGGTTGCTCAAGCCGAACGCGGGAACGGTGCTCGTGAGCGGGCAGGCGTTGCGCGACAACGCGCCGGCGCGCGCGATGATCGGCCTGATCTCGCATCAGAGCATGCTCTACCGCGCACTCACCGCACGGGAGAACGTGGCGTTCGCCGCGAAGCTGTACGGTGTGCCAAAGCCAATGGACGCCGCGCTGCGCGCCCTGGAGCGCATGCGCATCGCCGATCGTGCCGACGCGCCGGTGCGTGCATTGAGCCGAGGCCTGCAGCAGCGCGTCTCGATCGCGCGGGCGATCGTGCACGAACCGTCCGTCGTGTTGCTCGATGAACCGTACACCGGCCTCGATGCGGCGGGTGGCGCGGCGCTCACCGACATGCTCCATGTGCTGCGCGCGTCGGGGGCGGCGCTGCTCCTCGTCACGCATAACGTCGACGAAGGATTGGCCGTTGCCTCGCACGCCGCGGTGATGCTCGACGGCCGCATCGTTCGCGTCGACGACGCATCGCAGATCGACGCGCGCCGCTACTTCAACGAATATCGCGCGCTCGTGCTTGGCGGCGCGGGAGCGCGGTCCGCGGTGGACGTGTTGACGTGA
- a CDS encoding heme exporter protein CcmB — MTAAPGTLAAAWLIARKDLSIEFRTRTAFFSAVVFAVLGLTIFFFAWDSTVVSSLDLAPGVLWVILTFSGLLGLQRSFSVEETDRAIDGLLVSPVSREAVYLGKAIGNLLFVGAVQCITIPALALFYNLPFGKPLLVVAAIAVLAIVGLVAVGTLFAAMAVNTRLAELLLPMLSLPFFVPIVMSAAQATARVLAGRPLAEAWPWLKILVAFDIVFLVACTLAFPFTLEE, encoded by the coding sequence GTGACCGCTGCTCCGGGCACGCTCGCCGCCGCGTGGTTGATCGCGCGCAAGGATCTCTCGATCGAGTTTCGCACGCGCACGGCGTTCTTCTCCGCGGTCGTGTTCGCGGTGCTCGGGCTCACGATCTTTTTCTTCGCGTGGGATTCGACCGTCGTGTCGTCGCTCGATCTCGCGCCCGGTGTGTTGTGGGTGATTCTCACCTTCTCGGGGCTGCTCGGTCTTCAGCGCTCGTTCAGCGTCGAGGAAACGGATCGCGCGATCGACGGATTGCTGGTTTCTCCGGTCAGCCGCGAAGCGGTGTACCTTGGCAAGGCGATCGGGAATCTGCTGTTCGTCGGCGCGGTGCAGTGCATCACGATCCCGGCGCTCGCGCTGTTCTACAATCTGCCGTTCGGAAAACCGCTGCTCGTCGTCGCCGCGATCGCCGTCCTGGCGATCGTGGGGCTGGTCGCCGTCGGGACCCTCTTCGCCGCGATGGCGGTCAACACACGGCTCGCCGAGCTGTTGTTGCCGATGCTCAGCCTGCCGTTTTTTGTTCCAATTGTGATGTCGGCGGCGCAGGCGACGGCGCGGGTCCTTGCCGGCCGGCCGCTCGCCGAAGCGTGGCCGTGGTTGAAGATCCTGGTCGCGTTCGACATCGTGTTCCTCGTCGCCTGCACGTTGGCGTTTCCCTTCACGCTCGAAGAATGA
- a CDS encoding helix-hairpin-helix domain-containing protein, with translation MPKRLAKSRENVFDLEQIPNVGPRIAADFRKLGLDHPHSLAGANAYALYDRLNALTGVRHDPCVLDTFIAAIRYMEGSPKRAWWHYTAERKRTLAAVAGG, from the coding sequence ATGCCCAAGCGACTCGCCAAATCGCGCGAGAACGTCTTCGATCTCGAGCAGATCCCGAACGTCGGTCCGCGCATCGCGGCCGACTTTCGGAAGCTCGGGCTCGATCATCCGCACTCGCTCGCCGGCGCGAATGCGTACGCGCTCTACGATCGGCTCAACGCGCTCACCGGCGTGCGACACGATCCCTGTGTGCTCGATACGTTCATTGCCGCGATTCGGTACATGGAAGGCTCGCCCAAGCGAGCGTGGTGGCACTACACCGCGGAGCGGAAGCGAACGTTGGCGGCGGTCGCGGGCGGCTAA
- the ccsA gene encoding cytochrome c biogenesis protein CcsA: MSSIQVPERRPILGPWFAVAAILMIGVYIRAIFFTPAEATQGLAQKIYYIHVPSAISAYLAVSITALMSIVYLWLHEERADRLAEASAEVGLVFLSGVLITGPLWGRWIWGTWWTWDARLTLTLFLWFLVAAYLVMRGAIEEDAMRARYSAVLAVLAAILIPFIHLSVYMFRTLHPMPIVLKPSAPSLPHEMLVTLLFSMASMAFLCVVLIGARYRFGIVRDAARLELTGGA; encoded by the coding sequence ATGAGCTCCATTCAAGTTCCAGAACGGCGTCCGATCTTGGGACCGTGGTTCGCGGTCGCGGCGATTCTCATGATCGGCGTCTACATTCGCGCCATCTTCTTCACGCCCGCGGAAGCGACGCAGGGATTGGCGCAGAAGATCTATTACATCCACGTGCCGTCGGCGATCAGCGCGTATCTCGCGGTGAGCATCACGGCGCTGATGTCGATCGTGTACCTCTGGCTGCACGAGGAGCGGGCCGATCGTCTCGCCGAGGCGTCCGCGGAAGTTGGCTTGGTATTTCTATCGGGCGTGCTGATCACCGGACCGCTGTGGGGACGGTGGATCTGGGGGACGTGGTGGACGTGGGACGCCCGGTTGACGCTGACGCTCTTTCTGTGGTTTCTCGTCGCGGCCTATCTCGTGATGCGCGGCGCGATCGAAGAGGACGCCATGCGCGCCCGCTACTCCGCGGTGCTCGCCGTGCTGGCGGCGATTCTGATTCCATTCATCCATCTCAGCGTCTACATGTTCCGCACGCTGCACCCCATGCCGATCGTGCTCAAGCCAAGCGCGCCGTCGTTGCCGCACGAGATGCTCGTGACGTTGTTGTTCAGCATGGCGTCGATGGCGTTCCTCTGTGTGGTCCTGATCGGCGCGCGCTATCGGTTCGGCATCGTGCGCGACGCGGCGAGACTCGAGCTCACCGGAGGCGCGTGA
- a CDS encoding DUF4249 family protein — MRIERAAIALVAASSLAACVEKSPTEPAAHALVVHAVLDASARDQYVVVQSTNGATASATGVTGAVVTLSLPDGRNVRAAEERDSVHAIASFDAPRLTTIYHFSLDQLGFTVVPGATYQLRVAVPDGRVVTGQTTVPSTTPVTTPESSQPFTLLRDTLRLSWSRVSGARSYEVSVVSVRGPTAIFADTSIALTGQSSNMFGDDLFPFVGTPGQGTPYRVIVSAVDGNYYDYYRRSSDFFSGAGVIEHLDGALGVFGSLVPIVSKQLAVK, encoded by the coding sequence TTGCGTATTGAACGCGCGGCAATCGCGTTGGTTGCCGCGTCGAGCCTTGCGGCATGCGTCGAGAAATCTCCGACTGAACCCGCCGCGCACGCGCTGGTCGTGCACGCGGTGCTCGACGCGTCCGCGCGCGACCAATACGTCGTCGTCCAATCGACGAATGGCGCAACGGCGTCGGCGACCGGTGTGACCGGCGCCGTCGTGACGCTGTCGCTGCCCGACGGGCGGAACGTGCGCGCCGCGGAGGAACGCGACAGCGTGCACGCGATCGCCTCGTTCGACGCGCCACGCCTCACGACGATCTACCACTTCTCGCTCGATCAGCTTGGCTTCACCGTCGTACCCGGCGCAACCTACCAGCTTCGCGTGGCCGTGCCGGATGGACGCGTCGTGACCGGCCAAACGACGGTTCCATCGACGACACCGGTCACCACGCCCGAGTCGTCGCAACCCTTTACGCTCCTTCGCGACACGCTGCGATTGTCCTGGTCGCGCGTGTCCGGCGCGCGATCGTACGAGGTCTCCGTGGTCTCGGTGCGGGGACCGACCGCGATCTTCGCCGACACCTCGATTGCCCTGACCGGACAATCGAGCAATATGTTCGGTGACGACTTGTTTCCCTTTGTCGGGACACCTGGCCAGGGAACGCCCTATCGCGTCATCGTTAGCGCCGTGGACGGCAACTACTATGACTACTATCGCCGCAGCAGCGACTTCTTCAGCGGCGCTGGCGTGATCGAGCACCTCGATGGCGCCCTGGGAGTTTTCGGCTCGCTCGTGCCAATCGTATCCAAGCAACTCGCGGTGAAGTGA
- the acs gene encoding acetate--CoA ligase produces MTEIDALLQENRKFPPPKDFRKNAVISDPKAYDEDPEAFWEREANQLEWFTKWKQVCDWKPPHSKWFIGGTLNVSVNCVDRHVTSARRNKAALIWEGEPGDRRTLTYWDLYVEVQKFANVMKKLGVKKGDRVAIYMPLIPEVAVAMLACTRIGAIHSVVFGGFSPESLRDRINDAKCTLLITADGGYRRGSIVPLKRNADKALEECPSIENVVVVQRRPGAGGDEAFAEMKDGRDHWWHRLMQHESAKCEPEKMDAEDVLYILYTSGTTGKPKGIVHTTGGYLTGVTTTTKIVFDLKEDDVFWCTADVGWVTGHSYLVYGPLANGATCVMYEGAPDWPEKDRFWSLCERYGITILYTAPTAIRAFMKWGDEWPAKHDLSRLRLLGSVGEPINPEAWMWYQEKIGGNRCPIVDTWWQTETGAIVISPLPGLTETKPGSATMPLPGYRAALLDANAKEIQVGGGLLALTRPWPSMLRTIWGDDERYVQTYFTKWPNRPDLYFPGDGAKRDDDGYYWILGRVDDVLNVAGHRIGTMEVESALVEHPAVAEAAVVGKAHEIKGQALAAFVTLREGFKHSSELREELRGFVAEKIGAIAKPDDILFSADLPKTRSGKIMRRLLRDIAEGRALGDTTTLADPNVVASLKDQYEAQES; encoded by the coding sequence ATGACCGAAATCGACGCCCTCCTCCAAGAGAATCGAAAGTTCCCGCCGCCGAAGGATTTTCGGAAAAACGCGGTGATCTCGGATCCCAAAGCGTACGACGAAGATCCCGAAGCGTTCTGGGAGCGCGAAGCGAACCAGCTCGAATGGTTCACCAAGTGGAAACAGGTCTGCGACTGGAAACCGCCGCACTCCAAGTGGTTCATCGGCGGAACGCTGAACGTCTCCGTCAACTGCGTCGATCGGCACGTCACGTCCGCGCGACGCAACAAGGCGGCGTTGATCTGGGAAGGAGAGCCGGGCGACCGCCGCACGCTCACGTACTGGGACCTCTACGTCGAGGTTCAGAAGTTCGCGAACGTGATGAAAAAACTCGGCGTGAAGAAGGGCGATCGCGTGGCGATCTACATGCCGCTCATTCCCGAAGTCGCGGTGGCGATGCTCGCCTGCACGCGCATCGGCGCGATTCACTCCGTGGTCTTCGGCGGCTTTTCACCTGAGTCGCTGCGCGACCGCATCAACGACGCGAAGTGCACGCTGCTCATCACCGCGGACGGCGGCTATCGCCGCGGCTCGATCGTGCCGCTCAAGCGGAATGCGGACAAGGCGCTCGAGGAGTGTCCGTCGATCGAGAACGTCGTCGTCGTACAGCGACGGCCCGGCGCGGGCGGCGACGAAGCATTTGCCGAGATGAAGGACGGCCGCGACCACTGGTGGCACCGGCTCATGCAGCATGAGTCAGCCAAGTGCGAGCCCGAGAAAATGGATGCCGAGGATGTGTTGTACATCCTCTACACGTCGGGCACGACCGGGAAGCCGAAGGGCATCGTGCACACGACGGGCGGATATCTCACCGGCGTCACGACGACGACGAAGATCGTCTTTGATCTCAAGGAGGACGACGTCTTCTGGTGCACGGCGGACGTGGGCTGGGTGACGGGTCACTCGTATCTCGTGTACGGCCCGTTAGCCAACGGCGCGACGTGCGTGATGTACGAGGGCGCGCCCGATTGGCCGGAGAAGGATCGCTTCTGGTCGCTCTGCGAGCGGTACGGCATCACGATTCTCTACACGGCACCAACGGCGATTCGCGCCTTCATGAAGTGGGGCGACGAGTGGCCGGCGAAGCACGACCTGTCGCGTCTTCGCCTGCTGGGCTCCGTAGGTGAGCCGATCAATCCTGAAGCGTGGATGTGGTATCAGGAGAAGATCGGCGGCAATCGATGTCCGATCGTCGATACGTGGTGGCAGACGGAGACTGGAGCGATCGTCATCTCGCCGCTGCCGGGCCTCACGGAAACGAAGCCAGGCAGCGCGACGATGCCGTTGCCCGGTTATCGCGCGGCGTTATTGGACGCGAACGCCAAGGAGATTCAGGTGGGCGGCGGACTGCTCGCGCTCACTCGGCCGTGGCCATCGATGTTGCGAACGATCTGGGGCGACGATGAACGATACGTGCAGACGTACTTCACGAAGTGGCCGAATCGCCCGGATCTGTATTTCCCGGGAGACGGCGCCAAGCGCGACGACGATGGCTACTACTGGATCTTGGGCCGTGTCGACGACGTGTTGAACGTCGCGGGGCACCGGATCGGAACGATGGAAGTCGAATCGGCGCTCGTCGAGCATCCCGCGGTCGCTGAAGCGGCGGTCGTCGGCAAGGCCCACGAGATCAAGGGCCAGGCGCTCGCGGCATTCGTGACGCTGCGTGAGGGATTCAAGCACAGCTCCGAGCTGCGCGAAGAGCTGCGCGGGTTCGTGGCCGAAAAGATCGGCGCCATCGCCAAGCCCGACGACATTCTGTTTTCGGCGGATCTGCCGAAAACGCGCTCGGGCAAGATCATGCGCCGGCTGCTGCGAGACATCGCGGAAGGCCGTGCGCTGGGCGATACGACCACTCTGGCCGACCCGAACGTGGTAGCTTCATTGAAGGACCAGTACGAAGCGCAGGAGTCGTGA
- a CDS encoding vitamin K epoxide reductase family protein, translated as MTKRMWMALISVAGLLLGIYLTLYKFGFIGTLACGVTSCETVQTSRWSVFLGLPVATWGAGFYATMLILTIAGLQERYVDSRGLALAMMVLTGWGVLFTAWLNYLEGFVIHAWCEWCLGSAAMVLLLFVLSVLDFRELREVGEE; from the coding sequence ATGACCAAGCGCATGTGGATGGCGCTCATCAGCGTGGCGGGGCTGCTGCTGGGCATCTATCTCACGCTGTACAAGTTCGGGTTCATCGGGACGCTCGCGTGCGGTGTGACGTCGTGTGAGACGGTCCAGACGAGCCGCTGGTCGGTCTTCCTCGGCCTTCCCGTGGCGACGTGGGGCGCGGGCTTCTACGCCACCATGCTGATTCTGACGATCGCGGGTCTGCAGGAGCGGTACGTGGACTCGCGCGGACTCGCGCTGGCGATGATGGTGCTGACGGGTTGGGGCGTCCTGTTCACCGCGTGGCTGAACTATCTCGAAGGCTTCGTCATTCATGCGTGGTGTGAATGGTGCCTTGGGAGTGCCGCCATGGTGTTGCTGTTGTTCGTGCTTTCGGTGCTCGACTTTAGGGAGTTGCGCGAGGTCGGAGAGGAGTAG
- a CDS encoding PadR family transcriptional regulator translates to MPRPAGVTLADLVVLSMLAERPMHGYELWAELERRQVEKWASITKAQVYYSLRKLDAAGHIQAIENDESLGPERRVYKPGDDGRRLLASSLAHARWATERPPDPFLTWMVLSWQARPRDFQAQIARRRKFIERQIEEDTAALDAVIEETSPTSDAAMVVRLSIRQFVTELEWLAEVEARQRPG, encoded by the coding sequence ATGCCCCGCCCCGCTGGTGTCACCCTCGCCGATCTCGTCGTCCTCTCCATGCTCGCCGAACGGCCGATGCACGGCTACGAGCTGTGGGCCGAGTTGGAGCGGCGGCAAGTGGAGAAGTGGGCGAGTATCACGAAAGCGCAAGTCTACTATTCGTTACGCAAGCTGGATGCGGCAGGCCATATCCAGGCGATCGAGAACGACGAATCACTCGGTCCCGAGCGCCGCGTCTACAAGCCGGGCGACGACGGACGGCGTTTGCTCGCGAGCTCGCTGGCTCACGCACGCTGGGCGACAGAGCGTCCCCCCGACCCGTTCCTCACATGGATGGTGTTGTCATGGCAGGCGCGCCCGCGTGATTTCCAGGCTCAGATCGCGCGCCGCCGAAAGTTCATCGAGCGGCAGATCGAGGAAGACACGGCGGCGCTCGACGCCGTGATCGAGGAGACGTCGCCGACCTCGGACGCGGCGATGGTGGTACGGCTCTCGATCAGGCAGTTCGTCACGGAGCTGGAGTGGCTCGCGGAGGTCGAGGCGCGCCAGCGACCCGGATAG
- the cobA gene encoding uroporphyrinogen-III C-methyltransferase: protein MTGIVYLVGAGPGDPGLLTLRGGELLISCDAIVYDALANPALIGLAQVQERETPLELYDVGKRGGASDSARQDEINALLVQLGRDGKRVVRLKGGDPLVFGRGSEEAQALAAEGIPFELVPGVTAGIAAPAYAGIPVTHRGLSTTVTFATGHEDPLKDSAAAVSWSALAKAGGTIVLYMAVKTLPNIVQALIEGGLSADTPAAAIQWGTYPKQRTVDATLATLADEITRHELTAPVITVIGPVAALREEIAWFDRRPLFGKRIVVTRARSQAGSLTGALIARGADVLEMPATRIEPLDDAPLRGALARMSEFGWAIFTSQNAVKIFWDALRDTGRDARAFAGMKIAAVGPATADALLARGLAVDVAPDRFVAEALLDALRDRRDVRGVRVLYAAAQGARETLEDGLTELGGIVERVETYRSTIDEEGAAALRDELESSAVDLITFTSASSVNAFVAAAGEAIARRAPAASIGPITTAAARNAGIDVIVEADQSTIAGLVDAIERHYAAVPA from the coding sequence ATGACCGGCATCGTGTATCTCGTCGGCGCCGGTCCGGGCGATCCCGGATTGCTGACACTGCGCGGCGGCGAGTTGCTCATCAGCTGCGACGCGATCGTCTACGACGCGTTGGCAAATCCGGCATTGATCGGCCTCGCGCAGGTGCAGGAGCGCGAGACGCCGCTCGAGTTGTACGACGTCGGCAAGCGCGGCGGCGCGTCTGATTCCGCGCGGCAGGACGAGATCAACGCCCTGCTCGTGCAGCTCGGACGCGACGGCAAGCGAGTCGTGCGCCTCAAGGGCGGCGACCCGCTGGTGTTCGGACGCGGCAGCGAAGAAGCGCAAGCGCTCGCGGCCGAAGGCATTCCATTCGAGCTCGTTCCCGGCGTGACGGCGGGAATCGCCGCGCCCGCGTATGCCGGTATTCCGGTGACGCATCGCGGCCTGTCGACGACGGTCACGTTCGCGACCGGCCATGAGGATCCTCTCAAGGACAGCGCCGCGGCGGTGTCGTGGTCCGCGCTCGCGAAGGCCGGTGGTACCATCGTGCTGTACATGGCGGTGAAGACGCTGCCGAACATCGTGCAGGCGCTGATCGAGGGCGGCCTGTCGGCGGACACGCCCGCGGCGGCGATTCAGTGGGGCACGTATCCCAAGCAGCGCACCGTCGATGCGACGCTCGCCACGCTCGCGGACGAGATCACGCGGCACGAGCTCACGGCGCCCGTCATCACGGTGATCGGGCCCGTGGCCGCGCTGCGCGAAGAGATCGCGTGGTTCGATCGCCGGCCGCTGTTCGGAAAACGCATCGTGGTGACGCGCGCGCGGTCGCAGGCGGGTTCGCTGACGGGTGCGTTGATCGCGCGCGGCGCGGACGTGCTCGAAATGCCCGCGACGCGCATCGAGCCGCTCGACGATGCGCCATTGCGCGGCGCGCTCGCGCGCATGAGTGAATTCGGCTGGGCGATCTTCACGAGCCAGAATGCGGTGAAGATTTTCTGGGACGCGCTGCGTGATACGGGCCGCGACGCGCGTGCGTTCGCCGGCATGAAGATCGCCGCCGTTGGGCCGGCGACGGCAGACGCGCTGCTGGCGCGCGGACTCGCGGTGGACGTCGCACCCGATCGCTTTGTCGCGGAGGCGCTGCTCGATGCCCTGCGCGATCGGCGCGACGTGCGCGGCGTTCGCGTGCTGTATGCCGCGGCGCAAGGTGCGCGCGAGACGCTCGAGGATGGCTTGACCGAACTTGGCGGTATAGTCGAACGCGTCGAGACCTATCGTTCGACGATTGATGAAGAGGGCGCCGCGGCGCTGCGCGACGAGCTGGAATCGAGCGCCGTCGATCTCATCACGTTCACCTCGGCGTCGTCGGTGAATGCGTTCGTCGCGGCGGCCGGTGAAGCAATCGCGCGCCGGGCGCCGGCGGCGTCGATCGGACCGATCACGACGGCCGCCGCGCGCAACGCCGGCATCGACGTGATCGTCGAGGCGGACCAGTCGACGATCGCCGGGCTCGTGGATGCGATCGAGCGGCACTATGCGGCGGTGCCGGCGTGA
- a CDS encoding VOC family protein, producing MTGIPEATMAATLKALTPVLIVDHVEPCAAFWVDRLGFTKSSEVPGDDGTLVFCILQKDGVEIMYQTKASVIADAPSQEADLVGHSTALFITVPSMDDLDAIEHALAGVPVVKPRHTTFYGSTEFYVREPGGNVVGFAAF from the coding sequence ATGACGGGCATTCCGGAGGCAACGATGGCGGCAACACTCAAGGCGCTCACGCCGGTTCTCATCGTCGACCACGTCGAGCCGTGTGCGGCGTTCTGGGTCGATCGGCTGGGCTTCACGAAGTCCAGCGAAGTACCGGGTGACGACGGAACGCTCGTCTTCTGCATTCTGCAGAAGGACGGCGTCGAGATCATGTATCAGACGAAGGCGAGCGTCATCGCGGACGCCCCCAGTCAGGAAGCGGACCTGGTCGGCCACAGCACGGCGCTCTTCATCACCGTGCCGAGCATGGACGATCTCGACGCGATCGAGCACGCGCTCGCCGGCGTGCCCGTCGTGAAACCGCGCCACACGACCTTCTACGGATCGACGGAGTTCTATGTACGCGAGCCGGGCGGGAACGTCGTCGGCTTCGCGGCATTCTGA
- the hemC gene encoding hydroxymethylbilane synthase → MTFLIATRASELALRQARMVQHALALAGIEAELKTYKTVGDKRLDEPLSAIGAKGLFTKELEADLANGKVQCCVHSLKDLPTEMPHGLEIVALLPREDPRDVLIANSITGASSLDELAPGSRVGTSSLRRRAQLHAVRPDLEVVDLRGNVPTRVKKVDEGHVHAAILAAAGLHRLGVSQRITAYLDAPAWLPAAGQGAIAVQIRTDDEDSRKVLAPLADEPTMADTRAERAFLGALEGGCQVPIGALVVRDDERTELHGFIADVKGTRVLRGSIPLDESQPELSGVRLANELRHRGASDILESLRRAEHLPSPQPE, encoded by the coding sequence GTGACGTTTCTCATCGCCACGCGGGCATCCGAGCTGGCGCTGCGCCAGGCGCGGATGGTGCAGCACGCGCTGGCGCTGGCGGGTATCGAGGCCGAGCTCAAGACGTACAAGACCGTGGGCGACAAGCGACTCGACGAGCCCCTGAGCGCGATCGGCGCGAAGGGATTGTTCACGAAGGAGCTCGAGGCGGATCTCGCGAACGGCAAGGTGCAATGCTGTGTGCATTCTCTAAAGGACCTGCCGACGGAGATGCCGCACGGACTGGAGATCGTGGCGCTCTTGCCGCGCGAAGATCCGCGCGACGTGCTCATTGCGAACAGCATCACGGGCGCGAGCTCGCTGGATGAGCTGGCGCCGGGAAGCCGGGTCGGGACATCGAGCTTGAGGCGCCGCGCGCAGCTGCACGCCGTACGGCCCGATCTCGAGGTCGTCGATTTACGTGGCAACGTGCCGACGCGCGTGAAGAAGGTGGACGAGGGCCATGTGCACGCCGCGATTCTCGCGGCGGCGGGGTTGCATCGGCTCGGCGTCTCGCAGCGTATCACCGCGTACCTCGATGCTCCTGCCTGGCTACCGGCGGCGGGGCAAGGTGCGATCGCCGTTCAGATTCGCACCGACGATGAGGATTCTCGAAAGGTCCTCGCGCCGCTCGCGGATGAGCCGACGATGGCGGATACGCGCGCGGAGCGGGCGTTCCTGGGCGCGCTCGAGGGCGGATGCCAGGTGCCGATCGGGGCGCTCGTCGTGCGAGACGACGAGCGGACGGAGCTCCATGGATTCATCGCCGATGTGAAGGGAACGCGGGTGTTGCGCGGATCGATCCCGCTCGATGAGTCGCAGCCGGAGTTGAGCGGCGTCCGCTTGGCGAACGAGCTTCGGCACCGAGGGGCGTCTGATATTCTGGAATCGCTTCGGCGCGCGGAGCATTTGCCGTCTCCGCAGCCGGAGTAG